The window AGCCGTCGTGCCGGTCCGCACGCAGGCGGAAGTTCTGGTGGCGCAGGTAGCGCTTGTCGCCCAGCGAGAAGGAGACACAGCTGGAGTCGGCGATGCCGGGGACGACCTTGAAGGAGGCCTCCTGCCTGGTCCGGGACGAGCTGTGGGAGCTCACCTGGTCGAGGCGTACCGAGTCGTACGAGAGGTGCCAGTAGCGGTCCGGGTAGTTGACCGCCCGGACGGACTTCAGCGGGGTGGACGGCTTGGGGGAGGCGGACTTCGAGGGCCGCGTGACGGGATCGGGCTTCGCGCCGCCCTGCTGCTTGTCCTCGGGTGCGGAGGACGTGCCGTCCTCCTTCTCCTTGGGGCCCTCCGGAGCGGCCAGGCCGCTCTTCCCACTCGGTGCCGTCGCGGCGGGCACGCGGGGCGTGACCGGTTCGTCCGCGGCGGACGTGGTGTTCTGCTTCTGGTCCTTCGTCGACGTGCCCGTGCCGTCCTCCAGCACGGTCACCGCCGTCACGGTGGAGGCGAGGACCGCCACGAGGAGTGCTCCGGCCAGCCAGAGCCTGCGTGTTCCGGGTATGCGGGACTCGTCCAGGGATTCGCCGGTCTCCCACACCTTCGGGGGGTGGGCCGACGGGTCGGGAGCCGACCCGGTCTTTCTTTCTGGCATGCGCGGTTCCCCCAGCGTCGCCGAGGGCGGACGCGGATCGGTCATGTGTCGTGGCACAAGGGCGTGGCACAAGAAGGAGGCGGAGGTCGCGGGCACGCGGTACGGCTGTGGCCGGGGGATCCGCGTGCGCGACGAGGGGAACATTAGTGGAACCTGTGCGCTTCGAGTAAGCGTTTCTGAGAGCGGTTTCCGCCGGAAGCCGCAACGACTGTCCGACAGTTGCCGCCGATCGTCGAACGTGTCGGCCGGGAAAGATAGTTCAAGGCTTAAGGATTAGAGATCAGGGCCCTGAGGAGGCGGTTCCGGCGCCCGAAGGGGGAGTTCGGGCGCCGAAGCGGATCCACGCGTGCGGCCGGGGGGATTTCCTCTCAGGGCCTAACGCGCACCGAAGGCCGACAGGAGCGTGGCGATCCGTTCGCGGCCTCCGCCGTTCTGGACCGGGGCCGCCGTCAGGACGTCCAGGTGCTGGTAACCCGGAAGGACGATGGGGTTCTTGTCCGCCGGCACGTGGTCGGCGAGGATGCCGTCACCCGCGACGAAGGTGATCGCCGGATTGGCGGTCGGGCCTGCGGAGTGCACCATGTGCCGTGCGATTCGCGGGTCGTCCACCAGGGATATGTCCGTGATGAGCTTCGTCGGGAAGTAGTCCTCGGTGAAGTCCAGCGGCTGCTCGGAGAGACTGCGGGCCAACTCCCCGATGTCCGACACCTCCTTGGCGGCCGTCGTGAACGGCGTGCCGTCGGCCGAGCGGTGCACCGGGTCGTCCGCCGCGCCCACCCGGTCGAAGTTGCGCCAGGTGTAGAGAGGGCCGCCCGGCTCGTCCGGGATCGCCTTCAGCTCCGTTCCGAACAGGGCGGGCGAGCCCTGGACGTCGTTCGAGACCGGGAAGTTCTTGTCGGCGATCCGGCCGCCGTCGAAGAGGCCCACGCTGGTCTGGATGAAGGACAACGGAGCCGAGTTGTCGTCCATGAAGGCGCCCAGGACCGCCTCGTTGGTGAGGCGGAAGTCGCGGATCGTCGGCTTTCCGCTCAGGAACACGGCCGCGTTCTTCGAGAACATCGTGCGGGACGTCGTCTCGATGTTGGTGTTCTCCGGCAGCGCGTCCTGGAGCGTTGACTGTGTGTCGGGTGCGGTGCGCGCGGCCAGTCCGCTGATCGCGAGCACGTTCATGATCTCCGGGTTGAGCACCGCAGGAAGCGCGAGAAAGCGGGGCAGGACGCCGGTACGCAGGCCGGCTTGTACGGCGGTGAAGCCGAGGCCCGTCTCCGGGACCATGCCCTTGGGCAGCAGGCCGCCGTCGAGGGTGCCCGAACCGCCGTTCAGGTCGTCGAGGTTGACGGCGATCGTCGTGTCCAGGGCGAAGTAGCCCGCGCACTGGTTGAAGCCCGCGTCCGCCTTCGTCGCGCTGTTCCCGTCGAAGTCCCAGGTGGAGAAGACGCCGGTGAGCACCCCGCCGAGCGAGTGCCCGCCGCACAGCACCTTCTCCTTGCGCAGCTTCTGGTCGGGCAGTTCGGCGGTCAGCAGGTCGTACTGGTCCCGGACGGTCTGCTCCAGGCCGACCTCGCCGAGCCAGCCCACCTGATCGCTCGTCAGGAATCCGTCGAAGGCGCGGCCGTCCACCTTCTGGCCCCCGTAGTAGTAGCCGACCGCCTTCCCCACGCTGCCCGTCGCGACCCCGGCGTTATCCTCCAGGCAGTTGGAGCGCCGGTCCAGCGCCCAGAACTCGATGTGGTCGCCCTGGTCCGCCGCCGCCCGCACCGTGTTGCGGGCCACGCTGTCGAAGGCGCCCGCGCCCTCCAGGATGCCGGGCTGGGCGACCAGGATCCGGTCGGCGTCGGCCGACCTCGACGGTCCGTCGGAGGAGCGGTAGCGCAGGTACGACAGCCGGTCGCAGCGCGCCGGGTGGGCCCCGACGGAGGCCGGCAGCGGGATCCGCAGCGAGACCTGGGTCTCCGTGATGCCCTTGACCGGGGACGCGGAGGACACCGGTGTCTCGGTGCGGGCCCCGTCGGCGGCGGCCGGCGCCCCGCCGGCCGAGGGTGTCGCGGTCAGCGCGGCCACGGCGAGCGCTCCCGCCGCCAGTGGGCGCAGCCACCGGGCGCGACGAGGGGGGACTCCAGTGCTCATGTTTGTCTCCATGGGTGCGACAGCGGTCCGGAGTGCCGCACAGTAACCAGCGGTAACTGCCCTGTTCCATAAGGAAAACGAGCGAACGAGGGAAGCTCGGTGCGCACATTCGCACAGCCGGCCGTCGCGGGGTCCGCGTGGCGCCGACGGGGACCGCGGCCACGGGAGGTGCGCGTCCCGGACGGGCTTTCCGGTTCTGCGTACGGGCGTACATATCGATGCGTACCTTCGTACGCATGGGATACGCGCTGCTCACCGGAGCCATCGCCGCGGAAGTGGCCGCCACGACCGCCATGAAGTACAGCGACGGCTTCAGCAAGCTCTGGCCGTCCGTGCTGACCGCCCTCGGCTACATCATCGCCTTCGTACTGCTCGCGCAGACGCTCAAGACCGTGTCCGTCGGCACGGCGTACGCGATCTGGTCCGGGCTCGGCACGGCGGCCATCGTGGTGATCGGGATCGTGTTCCTCGGGGAGGGGCTGAGCTTCACCAAGTTCGCCGGAACAGCGCTGATCATCGGCGGGGTCGTCGTGCTGAACGTGGGCGGGGCGCACTGATGACTTCGGGCGGCGGCCGCTGATGGCCCGGCGTTACGACCCCGCGCGACGGCAGAGGATCATCGACGCGGCGATCCGCGTCGTGGCCGCCAGGGGTATCGCCGGACTGAGCCACCGCTCGGTGGCGGCCGAGGCGGATGTGCCGCTCGGCTCGACGACGTACCACTTCCGGACCCTCGACGAGCTGATGGTCGCCGCGCTGCGGCAGGCGAACGAGGGCTTCGCGCGGGTGCTCGCCGCGAGGGGCTCCTTCGAGGACACCGACGCCGACCTGGCCGGCGAACTCGCCGCGGTGACGGGCGAGTGGCTGGCGGGCGACCGCGCCGGGGCGGAGCTCGAGTACGAGCTGTACCTCGCCGCCCTGCGCCGCCCCGCCCTGCGCCCCGTCGCCGCCGAATGGTGCCACGACCTCGCCGACCGCATCGGCCGCCGCACGGACCAGGCCACCGCGCGGGCGCTCGTCGCGCTGGTGGACGGCATCTGTCTGCAGGTGCTCCTGACGGGCACGGAGTACGACGAGGCGTACGCCCGCGAGATGCTGGCGCGGATGATCCCCTGAACCCACCCCCTCTGCGTCCCCTTCCCGCGCTGCCCGCCTTCGGCCCTCTCCCTCCGTCCGCCGCGCGGGAACCGTGAACCTTCCGCCGCCCTGCGGGGAACAGGCGGTGAAAGGCTCGGCACGACCAACAGGGGGAGGACTTGTGACCGGACCACCGGCACCGGAGGCCGAGGTGCACGACGACGCCGAGGTCGTCGCCCAGTCTCTGGAGCAACCGGAGCTGTTCGCCCGGCTCTACGACCGGTACGCGCCGGACATCCACCGGTACGTGACCCGGCGGCTCGGGGACGGGGCGGCCGACGACATCACGGCGGACACGTTCCTCACGGCGTTCCGGATCCGCACCCGCTACGACCTGACCCGGGCCAACGCGCGCCCCTGGCTCTACGGCATCGCGGGCAACCTCATCGGCAAGCAGCGCCGCACCGAGGTCCGGGCCCTCAGGGCACTGGCCCGGACCGGGACCGACCCGGTCGCCGCGTCATGGGTGGAGGAGACCGAGAACCGCGTCGCCGCGCAGGCACCGCTCGCCGGCGCCCTGGCCGCACTGCCGGCGGGGGACCGGCACGTGCTGCTGCTCGTCGCCTGGGCCGACCTCACGTACCAGGAGGTCGCGGAGGCCCTGGACATACCCGTCGGGACGGTCCGCTCCCGGCTCAACAGAGCCCGGCGCAAGGTGCGTACCGCCCTGGGCGCCGATCCCGCATTCGTACCGGACACCCCGGAGGTGATCTGACATGGACGAGATGACCGAGGTACGGAACCTCCGTGCGGATGCGCCCGTCCCGGACCGGGCGCGGCTCGCCCCCGGGCGCGCGCGACTGGCCGAGGCGGCGACGACGGGATGGCGGTCCCACGCGGTGTGGGGGCGCCGGAAGTTCGTCATCGCCGCCGTCGTGGCATCGGTGACCGCGGTCGCCGTCACGGCGTCCGTGCTGGCGGAGGGCAGCGACTCCGGCCGGACGGTCCGGCCCGCGGCCTCCCCGAGCGTCAGCCTGAAGGGGATGAGCGCGGCCGAGCTGCTGGAACGGGCGGCCCGGGCGGTGGAGCGGCAGGGACCGGTCACGGTGCCGCGCGCCAAGCAGTGGATCTACACCGAGACCGTCCAGGAGGACGGACGGAAGCCCCCCGAGGAGGGGCGGACGAACCACTTCAGCTCCCGGCAGTGGATCCGCTACGACGGCAGCGCCATCGGCTCCGTCCTGCCCATGCCGGGGGCGAAGCTCGAGATCCGCAGCATGCGGCTGGAGAACGGGGGAGAGGGCGACGACCGCTCGCCGCGCGAGATGTACCGGTTCATGACCACCGTGCCGGCCGACGGTGAGAAGGCGCTCGAGGTGATCCGCGACGAGCACGCGATCGGGGACATCGAGGGAGAGACCGAGACGCAGCGGGACTACCGGGAGATCAGCGTCCTCCTCGACACCCAGGTGATGCCGTCCGAAGGGCTGGCCGGGCTCTACCGCGCGCTCGCGACCCTGCCGGGCGGCGAGGTCACCGACCACGTCGTACGGAACGCCGCCGGACGCCCGGTGATCGCACTGCGGTACGAGGGGACGGACGCCGGGCCGAAGGGCCTGAACATGGGAGACGAGTGGCTGCTCGACCCGCAGACCTACCGGGTCGTCGGCAGGCGGCTCACCGAGGGCGGCAAGGTCGTCGGCGGCAACTCGACCGTGGCCATGGCGGTGGTCGACAAGGCCGGCCGTCGCAGCTGACCCCATGAGCACGGGCGGTCCGCGCCACGGGGGTGCGAGGACCGCCCGGACACCCGGCCGGACGCGCTCGGGGAACGGACGCCACGCCCGTTCGGCGCCCGTTCCCTGAGACGGCCCGTCCACGAGTTCGCCCGGACGGCTCCGCGCCCGTTAGGTTTCCCTCATGACCGACACGACTGCTACACGCACCACCGGCGCCGTCGCCGCCGGGCTCGCCACGATCGCCACCGACGGCACCGTCCTCGACACGTGGTACCCGGCTCCCGAACTGGTCGCCGAGCCCGGCCCCTCCGGCTCCGAGCGGCTGCCCGCCGAACGCGCGGTGGAACTGCTCGGCGAGGGCGCCGTGAAGGCGATCGGCCCGGACGCCCGCCGGGGCGTCGAAGTGGTCGCGGTCCGTACGGTCATCGCCTCGCTCGACGAGAAGCCGGTCGACGCGCACGACGCCTACCTGCGCCTGCACCTGCTCTCGCACCGGCTGGTGAAGCCGCACGGGCAGAGCCTCGACGGGCTGTTCGCCCACCTCGCCAACGTCGCCTGGACCTCGCTCGGCCCGGTCGCGGTGGACGATGTGGAGAAGGCCCGGCTGAACGCCCGCGCCGAGGGCCTCCACCTGGCCGTGACGTCCATCGACAAGTTCCCGCGCATGACCGACTACGTGGCGCCGAAGGGCGTCCGCATCGCCGACGCCGACCGGGTCCGTCTCGGCGCGCACCTCGCCGAGGGCACCACGGTCATGCACGAGGGCTTCGTGAACTTCAACGCCGGCACGCTCGGCACGTCGATGGTCGAGGGCCGTATCTCCGCCGGTGTCGTGGTCGGCGACGGCTCGGACATCGGCGGCGGCGCCTCCACCATGGGCACGCTGTCGGGTGGCGGCAACGTCCGCATCACCATCGGCGAGCGCTGCCTGATCGGGGCGGAGGCGGGCGTCGGCATCGCCCTCGGTGACGAGTGCGTCGTCGAGGCCGGGCTGTACGTCACCGCCGGGACCCGGGTCACGATGCCCGACGGCCAGATCGTCAAGGCCCGTGAGCTGTCCGGTGCCTCCAACATCCTGTTCCGCCGCAACTCGGTCACCGGGAAGGTGGAGGCGCGGCCGAACAACGCGGTGTGGGGCGGCCTCAACGAGGTGCTCCACAGCCACAACTGAGCCGCGCCGCGACCTGCTCGAACCGAGCGCCCTCCCACAGCCGTGGGAGGGCGCTCGGCGTTGTGCGGGCACCCGCCGGCCCGCGCGCCGCGGCCGGAGCCGACCGGACCGTGAGAATTTCTCATCGCATGCGGCATAGCGGCAGGCACCCCCGCGCGTCAGTACGAGTGGGAGCGGGGGGACGAACCCGCGGGGAAGAGAAGGTGACGATGGATGCCCAGGGGCACGAGCGGTTCCATGAGTTCGTGGAGAACCGGTCGTCGGCGCTGCTGAAGACAGCTGTGCTGCTCAGCGGCGGGGACCGGCACGCGGCCGAGGACCTGTTGCAGAACGCGTTGATCAAGGCCGCCGGGCGGTGGCATCGGATCGACGAGCCGGAGGCGTACGTACGGCAGATCCTGTACCGGCAGCAGGTGAGCCGGTGGCGGCTGAAGTGGCGGCGGCGGGAACTGACCGTCGCCGAGCCGCCCGAGGCGACGGGCGGCGCCGACGCCTCCTCCGCCACCGAGCTGCGGATCGTGATGCGGGGAGCGCTGGCGCGGCTCACCGCCCGGCAGCGGACCGTGCTCGTGCTGCGGTACTTCGAGGACCTGCCGGAGGCCGACGTGGCCCGCATCCTCGGCTGCTCGGTCGGGACCGTGCGGTCCACCACACACCGCTCGCTCGCCCGGCTGCGCGCCCTGGCGCCGGAGCTGGCCGTCCTCGGCCTGTCCGACGCCGAACAGAACCCGTCCCGTGACTTCTCGCCAGTGGAGGTACGTCCGTGAACATGGATCAGCTCGTCCGCGACGCCCTGCACGAGCAGGCCTCGGAGACCACGACCCCGCAGCCCGGCTTCGCGGGCCGCGTCCTCGCCGTCCGCCGCCGCCGCCGTACCCGTACGATCGCCGGCGCCGCGGTCGCCACGGCGGTCGCCGTCGCCGTCGGAGTGGCCGTCCCGGTCCTGTACGACGGCAAGGACGAGTCGCGGCTCGCCACCCAGATGAACCAGAGCGACATCATCGCCCACCCGGACCAGACACCCCCGCGCGACTTCATCGCGGTGGGCGACACCGCGATGGCCGCCTACTACACGGCCGGCACCGTCCTGACGGGCGCGGACCGGGGCGTGTTCCAGCGCAGCTACCACCTGCTCGACCAGAAGACCGGCAAGTACGTGAAGAGCCCGAAGTGGTCCTTCCTGGACGTCGCTCCCGGCATGCGCACCGCCGCCGTCCTGGAGAAAGGGCTGCCCACCAAGCGGATCGGGCTGCTCGACCTGCTCACCGGCGAGGTCGAGCGCTGGATCACCGTCGACCGCGCCGTCGCGGGCGTCAGCTTCTCGGCCGACGGCAGCAAGCTCGTGGCGACGACGTACAGCAAGAACCCCGACATGCAGGAGCTGGCTCCCAACGACGCCGACGGGGACGGCAAGAAGAACGACTGGGGACCGCAGTGGGGCGAGTCGCACCGGACCGGCTTCTACGTCCTCGACGCCGACTCCGGCAAGGGATCCTGGAGCAAGGTCACGGTGCACAAGAACGACGACGACATGCCCGGGGGGTCCCTCAACGCCCGCCAGGACTTCGCCTTCAGCGCCGACGCCAAGCTGGTGTACTCGGGGCTCATCATGGAACCCAACGTGCAGTACTACGACTTCGAGGGCAACGAGGTCGCCACGCCGGCCAAGGAGAAGTACCTGCACTGGTCCGTCGACGCCCGCCTCTCCCCGGACGGCAAGCTCGCCGCCGGCGACTTCGCGGGCGGCATCAAGACCACCGCGTCCGAGATCAACGACCCCTACACCGGCAAGCGGCTCCACAAGATCCCCGGCCAGCAGTTGCTCGCCTGGGCCGACAACAAGCGGCTCATCGCCTGGGACATCACACCCGGCTCGAACGAGTTCCACAACCGGCTCGTGCTCGTCACGATCGGCAGTGACAAGACCATCCCGCTGAGCGGTTTCCGCAAGGGGAACGACGGCGCGCCCGGGCGCTGGAACCCGGTCTTCGCCGCCCGCTGAGCGGACGCCGAGCCCTCGGCAGGGACCCCGATCAGGAGGCCACCAGCCGCTCGTACTCGGCCAGCAGCCCGTCGACCACCTCCCGGCCGGCGGGCCGCAGCGGTGCCCGCACCGGACCGGCGGGCAGACCCAGGGAGTTGAGAAGGGCCTTCGCGGTGACCGAGCCCGGCAGGCCCGAGGCCATCATCGCCTCGATGAGCGCGACGGCCCGTCGCTGGCGGTGCGCGGCGCCCCCGGTGTCTCCCGCGTCGAACGCGTCCAGGACGCCCCGCAGCAGACCCGGCACGACGTTGGCCACCGTACTGACGTATCCGGCGGCGCCCACCGCGTACAGGGCCAGCGCGTACTCGTCACAGCCCGCGTAGTACGCGAGATCCGTGCGGGCCAGCACCTTCTGGGTGCCGAGCAGGTCGTACGCGCAGTCCTTCACCGCGACGATCCGCGGATGCCCCGCGAGCCGCAGCATGGTCTCCGGCTCGATCCGGGTGCCGGTGCGGCCCGGGATGTCGTACAGGGCGAGCGGTAGCCCGGAGGCGTCCGCGATGGTCAGGAAGTGTGCCTCGACGGCGTCCTGCGGGGGCTTGCTGTAGTACGGCGTGACCGCCAGCAGGCCGTGCGCGCCCGCCTTCTCGGCGTCCAGCGCGAGCTCGACGGAGTGACGGGTGTCGGCGGTCCCGACGCCGGCGACGATCGCGGCACGGTCGCCGACGGCCTCGGCCACCGCCCGTACGAGCGCGGACTTCTCGGCGTCCGTGGTGGTCGGCGACTCCCCGGTCGTGCCGGACAGCACCAGTCCGTCGCAGCCCTCGGAGACCAGCCGCTCGGCCAGCCGCTGCGCACCGTCCAGGTCGAGCAGCCCCTCGGCGGTGAAGGGCGTGACCATCGCGCAGAGCGCGCGGCCGAAGGGACGAGGACGGGGAGGTGTGGTCGTGGTCATGCAAGCAGTCTCGGCCCGCCGACCTGGAAGCTCCACTTAATTCTCCTACGCGCTATCCGTAAGGAAGGCTACGGAGTGTGTCTCCTGGGGCGCGCTGGGCGCTCGTCCCGGTTCGCGCCACCACGCCGGGTGCGGCGGTCGGTGACCGGTGTCCGGTACCGCCGGCCCGGTGCTGTCCCGCCCAGGCGCTCGCGGCTCCGGGAAGGGGTAGCGGCGGCCCGGCAGGGTACCCGGGCGGCCCCGGACGAAAGGAGGCAGGACGCCATGACCGGGACCACGGACCGGCGGCCGGAGGAGCAGCACTCGGTGGGTGAACTCGTCGGGCAGGCCACGGAACAGCTTTCCGAGCTCGTACGGCAGGAAATACAGCTCGCGAAGGAGGAACTGACGGAGAAGGGGCGGCGTGCGGGGCGCGGCGGCGGGCTGCTCGGCGCGGCCGGTGCCGTCGCCTACGTGGGGCTGATGGCCCTGTCGGCGACCGGCGCCGCCGCACTCTCCCTGGTGCTGCCCGTGTGGGCGGCGGCACTGATCGTCACAGTCGTGCTCTTCGTGGTCGCGGGGGTGCTGGCGAAGACCGGCCGCGCGCAATTCAGCCGCGCCACCCCGCCGCTGCCCGAGCAGGCGATGGACAGCGTGCGGGCCGACGTCGACGAGATCAAGGAAAGGGCGCACCGATGAACGACAGGAACGATGCCGTGCAGGCCGGCGGCGCCACGGACAGTCCCACCGACGCGGCCGAGGGGCCGGAGGAGCTGCGACGCCGGATCGAGACGACCCGAGAGCAACTCGGCGTCACGGTCGAGGAGTTGGCGGCGAAGGTCGACGTACGGGCTCGTGCGAAGGCCCGGAGCGCCGAGCTGAAGGGCAAGGCCGCCGAGGCCGGCCACGTCGTGCAGGGCAAGGCGGCGCAGGCGGGCCACGTCGTACAGGGGAAGGCCACCGAGGCCGGGCATGTCGTGCAGGGCAAGGCCGTCCAGGCCGGGCACGTCGTCCAGGAACACGTGCCGCAGCCGGTGCGCGACGCCGCGACCGCGGTCGTCCAGGCCGGGCTGAGGTACCGCAAGCCCGTCCTGGTCGCCGGGGCCGGAGCGGTCGTGGCGGCCTGGCTGCTGCGTCGGCGGCGCAACGGCCACCGCTGACCGGACGGGTACGCGCACCACCGGCCGGGCGCGGGCGTCATCGACCGGGCGGAGCACGGCGAGCGGCGATCGGGTGGTTCCAGGGCGGCGGCGGGGCGGAGAGGTTCGGCCCCGCCGCCCGCTGTGGTCCTGTCCGGTTCGCCGCTCTTCGCGGTCCTACCCGGTCTCGCCGTCCCCACGGTGACTGCGCAGCCACGAGGCGCGAAGCCGCGCGGGCC of the Streptomyces aurantiacus genome contains:
- a CDS encoding AbfB domain-containing protein — translated: MPERKTGSAPDPSAHPPKVWETGESLDESRIPGTRRLWLAGALLVAVLASTVTAVTVLEDGTGTSTKDQKQNTTSAADEPVTPRVPAATAPSGKSGLAAPEGPKEKEDGTSSAPEDKQQGGAKPDPVTRPSKSASPKPSTPLKSVRAVNYPDRYWHLSYDSVRLDQVSSHSSSRTRQEASFKVVPGIADSSCVSFSLGDKRYLRHQNFRLRADRHDGSEYFKQDATFCPRPSVHSGAVALESYNFRGRFLRHRNFELRLDPAEYNQLYLADSAFRLVKGLS
- a CDS encoding DMT family transporter, with product MGYALLTGAIAAEVAATTAMKYSDGFSKLWPSVLTALGYIIAFVLLAQTLKTVSVGTAYAIWSGLGTAAIVVIGIVFLGEGLSFTKFAGTALIIGGVVVLNVGGAH
- a CDS encoding TetR/AcrR family transcriptional regulator, with the protein product MARRYDPARRQRIIDAAIRVVAARGIAGLSHRSVAAEADVPLGSTTYHFRTLDELMVAALRQANEGFARVLAARGSFEDTDADLAGELAAVTGEWLAGDRAGAELEYELYLAALRRPALRPVAAEWCHDLADRIGRRTDQATARALVALVDGICLQVLLTGTEYDEAYAREMLARMIP
- a CDS encoding RNA polymerase sigma factor, giving the protein MTGPPAPEAEVHDDAEVVAQSLEQPELFARLYDRYAPDIHRYVTRRLGDGAADDITADTFLTAFRIRTRYDLTRANARPWLYGIAGNLIGKQRRTEVRALRALARTGTDPVAASWVEETENRVAAQAPLAGALAALPAGDRHVLLLVAWADLTYQEVAEALDIPVGTVRSRLNRARRKVRTALGADPAFVPDTPEVI
- a CDS encoding CU044_5270 family protein, with the protein product MDEMTEVRNLRADAPVPDRARLAPGRARLAEAATTGWRSHAVWGRRKFVIAAVVASVTAVAVTASVLAEGSDSGRTVRPAASPSVSLKGMSAAELLERAARAVERQGPVTVPRAKQWIYTETVQEDGRKPPEEGRTNHFSSRQWIRYDGSAIGSVLPMPGAKLEIRSMRLENGGEGDDRSPREMYRFMTTVPADGEKALEVIRDEHAIGDIEGETETQRDYREISVLLDTQVMPSEGLAGLYRALATLPGGEVTDHVVRNAAGRPVIALRYEGTDAGPKGLNMGDEWLLDPQTYRVVGRRLTEGGKVVGGNSTVAMAVVDKAGRRS
- the dapD gene encoding 2,3,4,5-tetrahydropyridine-2,6-dicarboxylate N-succinyltransferase, with the protein product MTDTTATRTTGAVAAGLATIATDGTVLDTWYPAPELVAEPGPSGSERLPAERAVELLGEGAVKAIGPDARRGVEVVAVRTVIASLDEKPVDAHDAYLRLHLLSHRLVKPHGQSLDGLFAHLANVAWTSLGPVAVDDVEKARLNARAEGLHLAVTSIDKFPRMTDYVAPKGVRIADADRVRLGAHLAEGTTVMHEGFVNFNAGTLGTSMVEGRISAGVVVGDGSDIGGGASTMGTLSGGGNVRITIGERCLIGAEAGVGIALGDECVVEAGLYVTAGTRVTMPDGQIVKARELSGASNILFRRNSVTGKVEARPNNAVWGGLNEVLHSHN
- a CDS encoding SigE family RNA polymerase sigma factor — encoded protein: MDAQGHERFHEFVENRSSALLKTAVLLSGGDRHAAEDLLQNALIKAAGRWHRIDEPEAYVRQILYRQQVSRWRLKWRRRELTVAEPPEATGGADASSATELRIVMRGALARLTARQRTVLVLRYFEDLPEADVARILGCSVGTVRSTTHRSLARLRALAPELAVLGLSDAEQNPSRDFSPVEVRP
- a CDS encoding WD40 repeat domain-containing protein, with the protein product MNMDQLVRDALHEQASETTTPQPGFAGRVLAVRRRRRTRTIAGAAVATAVAVAVGVAVPVLYDGKDESRLATQMNQSDIIAHPDQTPPRDFIAVGDTAMAAYYTAGTVLTGADRGVFQRSYHLLDQKTGKYVKSPKWSFLDVAPGMRTAAVLEKGLPTKRIGLLDLLTGEVERWITVDRAVAGVSFSADGSKLVATTYSKNPDMQELAPNDADGDGKKNDWGPQWGESHRTGFYVLDADSGKGSWSKVTVHKNDDDMPGGSLNARQDFAFSADAKLVYSGLIMEPNVQYYDFEGNEVATPAKEKYLHWSVDARLSPDGKLAAGDFAGGIKTTASEINDPYTGKRLHKIPGQQLLAWADNKRLIAWDITPGSNEFHNRLVLVTIGSDKTIPLSGFRKGNDGAPGRWNPVFAAR
- the dapA gene encoding 4-hydroxy-tetrahydrodipicolinate synthase, producing the protein MTTTTPPRPRPFGRALCAMVTPFTAEGLLDLDGAQRLAERLVSEGCDGLVLSGTTGESPTTTDAEKSALVRAVAEAVGDRAAIVAGVGTADTRHSVELALDAEKAGAHGLLAVTPYYSKPPQDAVEAHFLTIADASGLPLALYDIPGRTGTRIEPETMLRLAGHPRIVAVKDCAYDLLGTQKVLARTDLAYYAGCDEYALALYAVGAAGYVSTVANVVPGLLRGVLDAFDAGDTGGAAHRQRRAVALIEAMMASGLPGSVTAKALLNSLGLPAGPVRAPLRPAGREVVDGLLAEYERLVAS
- a CDS encoding phage holin family protein, with protein sequence MTGTTDRRPEEQHSVGELVGQATEQLSELVRQEIQLAKEELTEKGRRAGRGGGLLGAAGAVAYVGLMALSATGAAALSLVLPVWAAALIVTVVLFVVAGVLAKTGRAQFSRATPPLPEQAMDSVRADVDEIKERAHR
- a CDS encoding DUF3618 domain-containing protein, which translates into the protein MNDRNDAVQAGGATDSPTDAAEGPEELRRRIETTREQLGVTVEELAAKVDVRARAKARSAELKGKAAEAGHVVQGKAAQAGHVVQGKATEAGHVVQGKAVQAGHVVQEHVPQPVRDAATAVVQAGLRYRKPVLVAGAGAVVAAWLLRRRRNGHR